The Paramisgurnus dabryanus chromosome 1, PD_genome_1.1, whole genome shotgun sequence genome includes a window with the following:
- the LOC141282010 gene encoding lectin-like, producing MTAGQGIVWIGLFRDWWEWSDGTDFNNTAMKWMTGQPDITGQNSPCGAVNNDGLMYDQLCTEAFPFICRIRAKRQVVKVEVKSGLNSYDTAVMEIILQWIKQKLKDQGIEEDTRLRWRVQPDGNVFSLKYH from the exons ATGACCGCAGGACAGGGTATAGTATGGATTGGTCTGTTCAGGGACTGGTGGGAGTGGTCAGATGGAACAGACTTTAACAATACCGCCATGAAATGGATGACTGGACAACCTGACATAACCGGCCAGAACTCACCCTGTGGTGCTGTAAATAATGATGGTCTGATGTATGATCAGCTCTGCACAGAAGCCTTTCCTTTCATCTGTAGGATCC GTGCAAAGAGACAGGTTGTGAAAGTGGAGGTGAAATCTGGTCTGAATTCATATGACACTGCAGTGATGGAGATCATCTTACAGTGG atAAAGCAGAAACTGAAGGATCAGGGGATAGAGGAGGACACAAGATTGAGATGGAGAGTGCAGCCAGATGGAAATGTGTTTTCACTAAAATATCATTAA